A genomic stretch from Streptomyces sp. QL37 includes:
- a CDS encoding tRNA (adenine-N1)-methyltransferase has product MSEPTGAARRRGPFKVGDQVQLTDPKGRHYTFTLEAGKNFHTHKGSFPHDELIGAPEGSVVRTTGNVAYLALRPLLPDYVLSMPRGAAVVYPKDAGQILAFGDIFPGARVVEAGVGSGALSTFLLRAIGEQGMLHSYERREDFAEIAQQNVERYFGSPHPAWQLTVGDLQDNLSDTDVDRVVLDMLAPWECLEAVSKALVPGGILCAYVATTTQLSRTVESIREIGCFAEPQPWESMIRNWHVEGLAVRPDHRMIGHTGFLVTARRLADGVEPPLRRRRPSKGAYGDDYEGPGSRSGSATRD; this is encoded by the coding sequence ATGTCCGAACCGACCGGTGCCGCCCGCCGTCGCGGCCCATTCAAAGTCGGGGACCAGGTCCAGCTCACCGACCCCAAGGGACGCCACTACACCTTCACGCTCGAGGCCGGAAAGAACTTCCACACCCACAAGGGTTCTTTCCCGCACGACGAGCTGATCGGTGCTCCCGAGGGCAGTGTTGTCCGAACCACGGGAAACGTCGCCTATCTCGCGCTGCGTCCCCTGCTCCCCGACTACGTCCTGTCCATGCCCCGCGGTGCCGCCGTGGTCTACCCGAAGGACGCGGGCCAGATCCTCGCCTTCGGTGACATCTTCCCCGGTGCGCGCGTCGTCGAAGCCGGCGTCGGCTCGGGTGCGCTGAGCACCTTCCTGCTGCGCGCCATCGGCGAGCAGGGCATGCTGCACTCCTACGAGCGCCGCGAGGACTTCGCCGAGATCGCCCAGCAGAACGTCGAGCGCTACTTCGGCTCGCCGCACCCGGCCTGGCAGCTCACCGTCGGCGACCTCCAGGACAACCTCTCGGACACCGACGTCGACCGTGTCGTCCTCGACATGCTCGCCCCGTGGGAGTGCCTCGAGGCCGTCTCCAAGGCCCTGGTGCCCGGCGGCATCCTCTGCGCGTACGTCGCGACCACGACCCAGCTCTCGCGGACCGTCGAGTCCATCCGCGAGATCGGCTGCTTCGCGGAACCGCAGCCCTGGGAGTCGATGATCCGCAACTGGCACGTGGAAGGCCTGGCCGTCCGCCCCGATCACCGGATGATCGGCCACACCGGCTTCCTCGTCACCGCCCGCCGTCTCGCGGACGGCGTCGAGCCGCCGCTGCGCCGCCGCCGCCCGTCCAAGGGCGCCTACGGCGACGACTACGAGGGTCCCGGCAGCCGGAGCGGCTCCGCCACCCGCGACTGA
- a CDS encoding ferredoxin has protein sequence MTVQQDAPGDSDTQDLEVWIDQDLCTGDGICVQYAPEVFELDIDGLAYVKSDEDELLQDKGATTPVPLPLLQDVVDSAKECPGDCIHVRRVSDNVEVFGPDAE, from the coding sequence ATGACCGTGCAGCAGGACGCTCCGGGCGACAGCGACACGCAGGACCTCGAGGTCTGGATCGACCAGGATCTCTGTACGGGCGACGGCATCTGCGTGCAGTACGCACCCGAGGTGTTCGAGCTGGACATCGACGGTCTGGCGTACGTCAAGAGCGACGAGGACGAGCTCCTCCAGGACAAGGGCGCCACCACACCGGTGCCGCTGCCCCTCCTCCAGGACGTCGTCGACTCGGCCAAGGAATGCCCGGGCGACTGCATCCACGTGCGTCGCGTTTCGGACAATGTAGAGGTCTTCGGGCCGGACGCGGAGTAA
- a CDS encoding site-2 protease family protein, with protein sequence MDESGDSGRPQPGAGDKDPGTGPDKGSPRRPADPGGGLLMGRPFGVPVYVAPSWFVVAALITWVFGGQLDRVLPELGGARYLVALFFAIAFYASVLVHELAHTVAALRYKLPVRRIQLQFFGGVSEIEKETETPGREFVLAFVGPLLSLVLGGVFYIPLQFVEAGTVPGVLLAGLMVSNLIVAAFNLLPGLPLDGGRMLRAVVWKITGKPMSGTIAAAWVGRGLAVTVLIGLPLLTHTGALGNATSEISGVETVTDALLAAILAGIIWTGAGNSLRMARLREHLPDLRARTLTRRAVPVESATPLSEALRRANEAGARALVVVDGQGSPKGVVREAAIASVPEHRRPWVAVSGLAQDITDGMRVPAELAGEALLDRLKATPATEYLVVEETGEIYGVLSTADVERAFVKAMARPSA encoded by the coding sequence GTGGACGAGAGCGGCGACAGCGGGCGCCCGCAGCCCGGCGCGGGGGACAAGGACCCCGGCACCGGACCGGACAAGGGCAGTCCGCGACGCCCGGCGGACCCGGGAGGCGGCCTCCTGATGGGGCGCCCCTTCGGTGTGCCCGTGTACGTCGCACCCAGCTGGTTCGTCGTCGCGGCTCTGATCACATGGGTCTTCGGCGGACAGCTCGACCGCGTCCTGCCGGAACTCGGCGGGGCCCGCTACCTGGTCGCGCTCTTCTTCGCGATCGCCTTCTACGCGTCCGTCCTCGTCCACGAGCTCGCCCACACCGTGGCCGCCCTGCGCTACAAGCTGCCGGTGCGCCGCATCCAGCTCCAGTTCTTCGGCGGCGTCTCCGAGATCGAGAAGGAGACCGAGACCCCCGGCCGCGAGTTCGTCCTCGCCTTCGTGGGCCCCCTGCTCTCCCTCGTCCTCGGCGGTGTCTTCTACATCCCGCTCCAGTTCGTCGAGGCGGGCACCGTCCCCGGCGTGCTCCTCGCCGGGCTGATGGTCTCCAACCTCATCGTGGCCGCCTTCAACCTGCTCCCCGGCCTGCCCCTCGACGGGGGGCGCATGCTCCGCGCCGTCGTCTGGAAGATCACGGGCAAGCCGATGAGCGGCACCATCGCCGCCGCGTGGGTCGGCCGGGGCCTGGCCGTCACCGTCCTCATCGGCCTGCCCCTCCTCACGCACACCGGCGCGCTCGGCAACGCCACCAGCGAGATCAGCGGGGTGGAGACGGTCACCGACGCGCTGCTCGCCGCGATCCTCGCCGGCATCATCTGGACCGGCGCCGGCAACAGCCTGCGCATGGCCCGCCTGCGCGAACACCTCCCCGACCTGCGGGCCCGCACCCTCACCCGGCGGGCGGTGCCCGTCGAGTCCGCGACCCCGCTCTCCGAGGCACTCCGCCGCGCCAACGAGGCGGGCGCCCGCGCCCTCGTCGTCGTCGACGGACAGGGCAGCCCCAAGGGGGTCGTCCGGGAGGCGGCCATCGCCTCCGTCCCCGAACACCGACGGCCCTGGGTGGCCGTCAGCGGCCTCGCCCAGGACATCACCGACGGCATGAGGGTTCCGGCCGAACTCGCGGGCGAAGCCCTTCTGGACCGGTTGAAGGCCACCCCGGCCACCGAGTACCTGGTGGTCGAGGAGACCGGCGAGATCTACGGCGTCCTCTCCACCGCCGACGTCGAGCGCGCCTTCGTCAAGGCCATGGCCCGTCCCTCGGCCTGA